The proteins below come from a single Actinomycetota bacterium genomic window:
- a CDS encoding phosphoribosylanthranilate isomerase: MRISDPRGTWVKVDGFTRPQDVEEAVQAGVSAVGFIFALSPRQVSLGQAAKMRERVPEGVIAFGVFDGNRPAAIARTARHLELGGVQFPAPTQLSDDLPEELLVLRTVRVRGAEDLSGLEELGCDAVHLDAYVDGVLGGTGQTAPWDEIESSPPARAWVLSGGLRPDNVAEAVSRLGPDGVDVSSGVEREPGLKDPEKVRAFVEAARTPRG, encoded by the coding sequence GTGCGGATCTCTGACCCGCGCGGGACGTGGGTGAAGGTCGACGGGTTCACGCGCCCTCAGGACGTCGAAGAGGCCGTGCAGGCCGGCGTCTCCGCGGTCGGGTTCATCTTCGCGCTCTCCCCGCGTCAGGTCTCGCTCGGGCAGGCGGCCAAGATGCGGGAGCGTGTGCCCGAGGGAGTGATCGCGTTCGGGGTGTTCGACGGGAACCGGCCGGCCGCGATCGCGCGGACCGCCCGCCACCTGGAGCTCGGAGGGGTGCAGTTCCCGGCTCCCACCCAGCTGAGCGACGACCTGCCGGAGGAGCTCCTCGTCCTGCGCACGGTGAGGGTGCGGGGGGCGGAGGACCTGTCCGGGCTCGAGGAGCTCGGATGCGACGCCGTCCACCTGGACGCCTACGTGGACGGGGTGCTGGGGGGGACCGGCCAGACCGCCCCCTGGGACGAGATCGAGTCGTCGCCGCCCGCGCGCGCCTGGGTGCTCTCGGGCGGGCTGCGGCCAGACAACGTCGCCGAGGCGGTGTCGCGCCTGGGGCCGGACGGGGTGGACGTCTCGTCCGGGGTGGAGCGGGAGCCCGGTCTGAAGGACCCGGAGAAGGTCAGGGCTTTCGTGGAGGCTGCGCGTACCCCT